The Sorex araneus isolate mSorAra2 chromosome 5, mSorAra2.pri, whole genome shotgun sequence genome has a segment encoding these proteins:
- the HELZ2 gene encoding helicase with zinc finger domain 2 isoform X3 has translation MAHDAACRTRPALGTMSPGTGRAPTGAVAHKEPCLARLQAQVDLSLACPRCTQRLNESTYLLRGVEHECPREILLARRKGAAPSRPWRKVDRRPSFPRPARYEVCRYYKPGLGCRRHRNQCTFARSPEEALVWTCERELGVGRPGLKAALLGGAAGGSPADAIRAEFGGCFQLLCTHCFRRSPPRLSPVDAQGRCGTHRACPALLAHVSTDGHRKQQVVEVRAQPQYGQPLAYCRFVGRGQPCRHGAARCQYAHSAVEMAVWEAEQLGGLQRGALLAPPEPAPQVRLYCPACLLSCGSPEAFENHCASLEHRQMVALEPAAAWEHRSPPAGLSTFALCPRPELCEYGRLCTKAHSPEELMEWTQRAESVRLREEAAWKEGLMPYQERLLDEYQRSGSELLVLAEAVEGVSAACDQPLLLRAAHKVTQHSWTFTLSSEEPLQHVALLRQEPGAAFSLVAPGLPPGQQYACGERFRTPDSPLRARVAVQVLGASFGTFEQWLVFDFGRRPALLRKLTVQLGQELCPALGGPPAPDLPQPLEHWHTGNRHVVPSVERTAEQAALLAKYKGPDLALDFSRGGQAPGPVSRTSYRQRMHQFLYEEEAAQQRLVAKLNLRGPVSLQPALQTPALGMQFAPPGALYAEVPVPPSLTPDSDQGFLLGRAVNTALVAPVPAPDLTVFEVRLESRASWERALWLLLPSHCCQALGLQAGTSCTLEVQFQVDPLVFRRWHQAVDALADVRLVVPDLQGCALPRPLPRPPTVHGNRKQKLAVAAIVGGHPGGPEPMAPLLIYGPFGTGKTYTLAMAALEVVRQPHTRVLICTHTNSAADIYIREHFHGHILSGHPEAAPLRVMFTDRPPGQTDAVTLQYCCLSADRQAFRPPSSAELQRHRILVTTTAQARQLRVPTGFFSHIFLDEAAQMLECEALVPLGHATASTRVVLAGDHMQVTPRLFSVPRDQAPGHTLLHRLFRHYQQQPHEAAQHSRIIFHENYRCTEAIIHFVARHFYVAKGNPIHASGKVPRHPRLYPLMFCHVAGCPERDLSMTSWLNLAEISQVVEKVQEIVGAWPRCWGGCEQTQICVVSHGAQVSALRQELRKRSLGQVSVGSFEILPGREFRVVVLSTVHTHRSLRGPGAPSPDFFVDARVLNTILTRAQSQVVAVGDAVALCSFGACSKLWKSFIRECVEHHSVCPQDLSLEQIEGGVAAQRRWAHGPLDMPAPQGPAAGTAAEGAACPRSPAGGGPVAEPEAPGPETAAQTASGEREEAAAVAGPLAMDEGALSGPGDAEEAESDFWLFQGELDPEDSILQELLDESVKMAVTVREDGLLDTVARPRSPQQARQYVNLPRAMLCTLLRAEPERYRRCTFVQETFERATAVPLDEAGSGPIQVRGRLRCGMAFTGDEVVVKVGDVGPGRLQGCVVGVLRRRRQELVFVCRMDEWDPRIMTPIDGSVTKIFVAELRDPQEVPLHRLVRGRLERAGTERLAHSARRKRLFRVCVVLWRERFYFPLGVVLEVLPEASSWEHGIHALALEYSLRPPAPEPAAIAAALQKYQAELGRVSARRQDCRGILTFTVDPQDACNLDDAISVRDLGPRYEVAVHIADVASCVPRGGVLDTEARRRGTAFYAPERDPVPMLPTSLCQQALSLLPGQDRLAISLFLTVEKGSDRLKDVCFAPSLVRSDRQLSYEEAERLIQQHPGAGLELPARLDSVAACVVAACYLSRVLRGRRLQRACYYEPPDEDSELGFRAAHSMVKEYMVQFNSLAAEFLVGSEVTREVTPLRWQPAPSRHQLETLSEKHAAWLPLSLPLAQRLGGHGPPAAQLPLLATLWRRIQLAAQAGDLSLLVDLVATDDLHPALVPVALDFHRALARSVFCRSGPSPQPQLGHYSLQVDWYTWATSPIRRYLDLVLQRQLLQALGYGGAAYSAQDIDELCQEFSHRNARAQTYQRRARSLHLAVRLRAQPQAKLGVAVDVEAGARCFKLLFPADPDSLPDPCRVHYRSLQLAEPPQALEGQPGLRLTWHRRIYSVREDTACLPPPGALLDPYRRPVDSGLWQQLLELVQEQCWPEAAALVQAQGTAEPKPLELGHARRSPCGLFVEVSRDLRAGDVLCMQLGPALQQGFLAPAPQLWAVVPGLSLCLEHMERPGHCFSGLELQTGRDRCQDVAEYMSVWRPFCALEAVTGAVTENDSITLQGVHISWGPERTSQGRLQGSFRLGADLLLRHCINISFSHCYLCIRLEGLQPAQAPAGPGPAAPFTTDPDAFTWVAHGLTGTEDQEGRDVARFVPFFVQHMAMEKVPEQVLKPDARFTVEVLPKQLPDLRKEEAVCGLEEASPLVISIALGQPLALPRRQLPHRGEGPAPASPRCGPNLLRDAPSSGTCSRLLGQRHFDIPHSRHQLNPSQTEAVREALKKQFTVIQGPPGTGKTVVALHIVFWFHKSNEERALARSGPGRRKYPGGPHILYCGPSNKSVDVLAGVCS, from the exons ATGGCCCATGACGCTGCCTGTCGAACCCGGCCTGCACTGGGCACAATGTCCCCTGGGACCGGCCGGGCGCCTACGGGCGCTGTGGCCCACAAGGAGCCCTGCCTGGCCCGGCTGCAGGCGCAGGTGGACCTGTCCCTGGCCTGCCCCCGCTGCACGCAGCGGCTGAACGAGAGCACCTACCTGCTGCGCGGCGTGGAGCACGAGTGCCCGCGGGAGATCCTGCTGGCCCGCCGGAAGGGCGCGGCGCCCAGCAGGCCCTGGCGCAAGGTGGACCGGCGGCCCAGCTTCCCGCGCCCGGCGCGGTACGAGGTCTGCCGCTACTACAAGCCGGGCCTGGGCTGCCGGCGCCACCGCAACCAGTGCACCTTCGCACGCAGCCCCGAGGAGGCGCTGGTGTGGACGTGTGAGCGGGAGCTGGGCGTGGGCCGGCCTGGGCTGAAGGCCGCCCTGctggggggcgcggcggggggcaGCCCCGCCGACGCCATCCGCGCTGAGTTCGGCGGCTGCTTCCAGCTGCTCTGCACCCACTGCTTCCGgcgctcccctccccgcctcagccCCGTCGACGCCCAGGGCCGGTGTGGCACCCACAGGGCCTGCCCGGCCCTGCTGGCGCACGTCAGCACCGACGGCCACCGCAAGCAGCAGGTGGTGGAGGTGCGGGCGCAGCCGCAGTACGGCCAGCCGCTGGCCTACTGCAGGTTCGTGGGCCGCGGCCAGCCGTGCAGGCACGGGGCGGCGCGCTGCCAGTACGCGCACAGCGCCGTGGAGATGGCCGTGTGGGAGGCCGAGCAGCTGGGCGGGCTCCAGCGGGGGGCCCTTCTCGCGCCCCCTGAGCCGGCCCCCCAGGTGCGGCTGTACTGCCCGGCCTGCCTGCTGTCCTGCGGCTCTCCCGAGGCCTTCGAGAACCACTGCGCCTCCCTGGAGCACAGGCAGATGGTGGCCCTGGAGCCGGCCGCCGCCTGGGAGCACCGCAGCCCGCCCGCAGGCCTGTCCACCTTCGCGCTCTGCCCCAG gcCCGAGCTCTGTGAGTACGGACGGCTCTGCACCAAGGCCCACTCCCCGGAGGAGCTCATGGAGTGGACCCAGAGGGCTGAGAGTGTGCGGCTGCGGGAGGAGGCGGCCTGGAAGGAAGGGCTGATGCCCTACCAGGAGCGGCTGCTGGATGAGTATCAGCGCAGCGGGAGCGAGCTGCTGGTG CTGGCCGAGGCGGTGGAGGGCGTGTCGGCTGCCTGTGACCAGCCCCTGCTGCTGCGGGCAGCCCACAAGGTGACGCAGCACAGCTGGACGTTCACCCTGAGCTCCGAG gagcccctgcagcACGTGGCCCTGCTCAGACAGGAGCCCGGAGCCGCCTTCTCGCTGGTGGCCCCTGGCCTGCCCCCGGGGCAGCAGTATGCCTGCGGCGAGCGCTTCCGGACGCCCGACTCGCCCCTCCGGGCTCGGGTGGCCGTGCAGGTGCTCGGCGCCTCCTTCGGCACCTTTGAGCAGTGGCTGGTCTTCGATTTCGGCCGCCGGCCTGCGCTGCTGCGGAAACTGACCGTGCAGCTGGGCCAGGAGCTCTGCCCGGCACTCggggggccccccgcccccgacctgCCGCAGCCGCTGGAGCACTGGCACACGGGCAACCGCCATGTCGTGCCCAGCGTGGAGCGGACCGCCGAGCAGGCAGCCCTCTTGGCCAAGTACAAGGGGCCTGACCTAGCCCTGGACTTCAGCCGTGGCGGCCAGGCCCCGGGGCCGGTGTCCCGCACCAGCTACCGGCAGAGGATGCACCAATTTCTCTACGAGGAGGAGGCGGCACAGCAGCGACTGGTGGCCAA GCTGAACCTGCGGGGTCCAGTGTCCCTCCAGCCAGCCCTGCAGACGCCCGCGCTGGGCATGCAGTTTGCGCCCCCGGGCGCCCTCTACGCGGAGGTGCCCGTGCCCCCCTCCCTGACGCCGGACTCGGACCAGGGCTTCTTGCTGGGCCGGGCAGTGAACACCGCGCTGGTGGCCCCGGTGCCTGCCCCGGACCTCACGGTGTTCGAGGTGCGGCTGGAGAGCCGGGCCAGCTGGGAGCGGGCCCTGTGGCTGCTGCTGCCCTCCCACTGCTGCCAGGCGCTGGGGCTGCAGGCCGGCACCAGCTGCACCCTGGAGGTGCAGTTCCAGGTGGACCCCCTGGTCTTCCGCCGCTGGCACCAGGCAGTGGACGCGCTGGCCGACGTGCGCCTGGTGGTGCCCGACCTGCAGGGCTGTGCGctgccccggcccctgccccgcccgcccacGGTGCACGGCAACCGCAAGCAGAAGCTGGCCGTGGCGGCCATCGTGGGTGGCCACCCCGGCGGCCCCGAGCCCATGGCCCCCCTGCTCATCTACGGCCCCTTCGGCACGGGCAAGACCTACACGCTGGCCATGGCGGCCCTGGAGGTGGTGAGGCAGCCGCACACCAGGGTGCTCATCTGCACACACACCAACAG CGCGGCCGACATCTACATCCGGGAGCACTTCCACGGCCACATCCTCAGCGGCCACCCCGAGGCAGCACCGCTGCGGGTGATGTTCACGGACCGGCCGCCCGGGCAGACAGACGCAGTCACGCTGCAGTACTGCTGCCTGAGCGCCGACCGCCAGGCCTTCCGGCCGCCCAGCAGCGCCGAGCTGCAGCGGCACCGCATACTGGTCACCACCACGGCGCAGGCGCGGCAGCTGCGGGTGCCCACCGGCTTCTTCTCGCACATCTTCCTCGATGAGGCCGCCCAGATGCTGGAGTGCGAGGCGCTGGTGCCGCTCGGCCACGCCACGGCCAGCACCCGCGTGGTGCTGGCGGGTGACCACATGCAGGTCACGCCCCGGCTCTTCAGCGTGCCGCGGGACCAGGCGCCCGGCCACACGCTGCTGCACCGCCTCTTCCGGCACTACCAGCAGCAGCCGCACGAGGCCGCCCAGCACAGCCGCATCATCTTCCACGAGAACTACCGCTGCACCGAGGCCATCATCCACTTCGTGGCGCGGCACTTCTACGTGGCCAAGGGCAACCCCATCCACGCCAGCGGCAAGGTGCCGCGCCACCCCCGCCTCTACCCGCTCATGTTCTGCCACGTGGCGGGCTGCCCGGAGCGCGACCTGTCCATGACGTCCTGGCTCAACCTGGCCGAGATCAGCCAGGTGGTGGAGAAGGTGCAGGAGATCGTGGGCGCCTGGCCACGCTGCTGGGGCGGCTGCGAGCAGACGCAGATCTGCGTCGTCTCCCACGGTGCCCAG GTGAGCGCGCTGCGGCAGGAGCTGAGGAAGCGGAGCCTGGGCCAGGTGTCCGTGGGCAGCTTTGAGATCCTGCCAG GCCGTGAGTTCCGCGTGGTGGTCCTCAGCACGGTGCACACCCACCGCAGCCTGCGGGGCCCGGGCGCGCCCAGCCCTGACTTCTTCGTCGACGCGCGGGTGCTCAACACCATCCTGACCCGTGCCCAGTCGCAGGTGGTGGCCGTGGGCGACGCCGTGGCCCTCTGCTCTTTCGGGGCCTGCAGCAAACTGTGGAAGAGCTTCATCCGGGAGTGCGTGGAGCACCACAGTGTCTGCCCCCAGGACCTGTCGCTGGAGCAGATCGAGGGCGGGGTGGCCGCCCAGCGACGCTGGGCCCACGGCCCCCTGGACATGCCggcaccccagggcccagctgcGGGCACCGCGGCTGAGGGGGCCGCGTGCCCCAGGAGCCCTGCCGGGGGTGGGCCTGTGGCCGAGCCGGAGGCGCCAGGTCCCGAGACAGCAGCCCAGACGGcctctggggagagggaggaggcggCCGCAGTGGCCGGGCCACTGGCCATGGATGAGGGGGCGCTCTCGGGCCCCGGGGATGCCGAGGAGGCCGAGTCCGACTTCTGGCTATTCCAGGGGGAGCTGGACCCCGAGGACTCCATCCTGCAGGAGCTGCTGGACGAGAGTGTGAAGATGGCTGTGACAGTGCGGGAGGACGGGCTGCTGGACACGGTGGCCCGACCCAGGTCCCCACAGCAGGCCCGGCAGTACGTGAACCTGCCGCGCGCCATGCTGTGCACGCTGCTGCGTGCCGAGCCTGAGCGGTACCGGCGCTGCACCTTTGTGCAGGAGACCTTCGAGAGGGCCACGGCGGTGCCGCTGGACGAGGCGGGCTCAGGGCCCATCCAGGTGCGGGGCCGCCTGCGCTGCGGCATGGCCTTCACGGGGGACGAGGTGGTGGTGAAGGTCGGCGACGTGGGCCCTGGGCGGCTGCAGGGCTGTGTGGTGGGCGTGCTCCGGCGCCGGCGGCAGGAGCTGGTGTTCGTCTGCCGCATGGACGAGTGGGACCCGCGCATCATGACCCCCATCGACGGCTCCGTGACCAAGATCTTCGTGGCAGAGCTGAGGGACCCGCAAGAGGTGCCTCTGCACCGGCTGGTGCGGGGCCGCCTGGAGCGCGCGGGGACGGAGCGGCTGGCACACAGCGCTCGCCGCAAGCGGCTCTTCCGCGTGTGTGTGGTGCTGTGGCGCGAACGCTTCTACTTCCCGCTGGGCGTCGTGCTGGAGGTGCTGCCCGAAGCGTCCAGCTGGGAGCACGGCATCCACGCCCTGGCCCTGGAGTACAGCCTGAGGCCCCCGGCCCCGGAGCCCGCCGCCATTGCCGCGGCCCTGCAGAAGTAccaggcagagctgggcagggTGTCTGCCCGCCGGCAGGACTGCCGCGGCATCCTCACCTTCACCGTGGACCCGCAGGACGCCTGCAACCTGGACGATGCCATCAGCGTCCGGGACCTGGGCCCCAGGTACGAGGTGGCCGTGCACATCGCCGACGTGGCCAGCTGTGTGCCCAGGGGCGGTGTCTTGGACACCGAGGCCCGCAGGCGGGGCACGGCCTTCTACGCCCCCGAGCGGGATCCTGTGCCCATGCTGCCCACCAGCCTCTGCCAGCAGGCGCTGAGCCTCCTGCCCGGCCAGGACCGCCTGGCCATCTCCCTCTTCCTCACCGTGGAGAAGGGCAGCGACCGGCTCAAGGACGTCTGCTTTGCACCCTCGCTGGTGCGCTCCGACCGGCAGCTGTCCTACGAGGAGGCGGAGAGGCTCATCCAGCAGCACCCGGGGGCAGGCCTCGAGCTGCCCGCCCGCCTGGACTCCGTGGCCGCCTGCGTGGTGGCCGCCTGCTACCTCTCCCGGGTGCTGCGCGGGCGCCGGCTGCAGCGCGCCTGCTACTATGAGCCCCCGGACGAGGACAGTGAGCTCGGCTTCCGCGCGGCACACAGCATGGTCAAGGAGTACATGGTCCAGTTCAATAGCCTGGCGGCTGAGTTCCTGGTGGGCAGCGAGGTCACACGGGAGGTCACGCCGCTGCGCTGGCAGCCGGCTCCCAGCAGACATCAGCTGGAGACGCTGAGTGAGAAGCACGCGGCCTGGCTGCCCCTCTCGCTGCCCCTGGCCCAGCGTCTGGGCGGCCACGGGCCCCCGGCCGCCCAGCTGCCCCTGCTGGCCACCCTCTGGAGGCGCATCCAGCTCGCAGCCCAGGCCGGGGACCTGTCGCTGCTGGTGGACCTGGTGGCCACGGATGACCTGCACCCCGCACTGGTGCCCGTGGCGCTGGACTTCCACCGGGCACTGGCCCGCTCTGTGTTCTGCCGCTCTGGGCCGAGCCCGCAGCCACAGCTGGGCCACTACTCCCTGCAGGTGGACTGGTACACCTGGGCCACCTCGCCCATCCGCAGGTACCTGGACCTGGTGCTGCAGCGGCAGCTGCTGCAGGCACTGGGCTACGGGGGCGCCGCCTACAGCGCCCAGGACATCgacgagctctgccaggagttcaGCCACCGGAACGCGCGTGCCCAGACCTATCAGCGCCGGGCCAGGAGCCTGCACCTGGCCGTGAGGCTcagggcccagccccaggccaaGCTGGGCGTGGCGGTAGATGTGGAGGCGGGCGCCCGCTGCTTCAAGCTGCTCTTCCCTGCCGACCCCGACAGCCTGCCGGACCCCTGCCGGGTGCACTACCGCTCCTTGCAGCTGGCCGAGCCCCCACAGGCCCTGGAGGGCCAGCCGGGCCTGCGGCTCACGTGGCATCGCCGCATCTACTCGGTGCGGGAGGACACGGCGTGCCTGCCGCCTCCCGGTGCCCTGCTGGACCCCTACCGCCGGCCCGTGGACTCGGGCCTGTGGCAGCAGCTGTTGGAGCTGGTGCAGGAGCAGTGCTGGCCGGAGGCGGCCGCCCTGGTGCAGGCGCAGGGCACGGCAGAGCCGAAGCCGCTGGAGCTGGGCCACGCGCGGCGGAGCCCGTGTGGGCTGTTCGTGGAGGTCTCCCGCGACCTGCGTGCCGGGGAcgtgctgtgcatgcagctggGCCCCGCCCTGCAGCAGGGCTTCCTGGCGCCTGCACCGCAGCTCTGGGCCGTGGTGCCCGGCCTCAGCCTGTGCCTGGAGCACATGGAGCGCCCAGGACACTGCTTCTCGGGCCTCGAGCTCCAGACGGGGCGGGACCGCTGCCAGGATGTGGCCGAGTACATGAGCGTGTGGAGGCCGTTCTGCGCGCTGGAGGCGGTCACCGGCGCGGTGACTGAGAACGACTCCATCACGCTGCAGGGCGTGCACATCTCCTGGGGCCCGGAGCGCACCTCGCAGGGCCGGCTGCAGGGCTCCTTCCGCCTGGGCGCCGACCTCCTGCTCCGCCACTGCATCAACATCAGCTTCAGCCACTGCTACCTCTGCATCCGGCTGGAGGGGCTGCAGCCAGCCCAGGCCCCCGCCGGCCCAGGCCCGGCGGCCCCCTTCACCACGGATCCTGACGCCTTCACCTGGGTGGCCCACGGGCTGACGGGCACCGAGGACCAGGAGGGTCGGGACGTTGCCAGATTCGTACCCTTCTTCGTCCAGCACATGGCCATGGAGAAGGTCCCAGAGCAGGTGCTGAAGCCGGACGCCCGGTTCACCGTCGAGGTGCTGCCCAAGCAGCTCCCTGACCT CCGTAAGGAAGAGGCCGTGTGTGGGCTGGAGGAGGCCTCCCCGCTGGTCATCAGCATCGCCCTCGGCCAGCCCCTGGCGCTCCCCCGCCGGCAGCTCCCGCACAGAGGTGAGGGGCCTGCCCCAGCGTcgcccaggtgtggcccgaaccTGCTCAGAGACGCCCCCTCCTCAGGGACCTGCAGCAGGCTGCTCGGGCAGAGACACTTCGACATCCCTCACAGCCGCCATCAGCTGAACCCCAGCCAGACGGAGGCCGTGCGGGAGGCCCTGAAGAAGCAATTCACAGTCATCCAGGGCCCACCAG GCACGGGGAAGACTGTGGTGGCCCTGCACATTGTCTTCTGGTTCCACAAGTCCAACGAGGAGCGGGCGCTGGCCAGGAGCGGCCCGGGCAGGAGGAAGTACCCAGGGGGCCCCCACATCCTCTACTGCGGACCCTCCAACAAGTCGGTGGATGTCTTGGCAGGT gtCTGCTCCTGA